In a single window of the Streptococcus ilei genome:
- a CDS encoding DGQHR domain-containing protein, whose product MSELNYIKLEQPVGDMFLVKMKATQVASIAASKTRKSYNDSSGIQRKLDPHRIKSIAEFCKTKNAMFPTPIILSASSDYFVINEEENTLTIPMISEDENKFCSIVDGQHRLEGLKESGVIGNFELLVSFVFDTDPSKDAFLFSIINGNQKPVSRSLIYDLYGLSRSRTVEKTCNKIMRALNGENFDIKSELSGKIKMLGYKDEFSQNGIVSQAAMIKNLMKLITDKSERDNIDIEFGRELEQLDSRKYIFRKNFIEGNDELIIQENIDFFNAWMKKLKEEKESYELNEYELFEKTIGFSVSYRIFRILYLSWEDSRKYRVRDIEDLYLRKTYYSTESRKNFYNLILSDMFANFFKLKLDNNVYSSSESGVNDLEIDLVAILWDNGMISKNLVYDIYSKEEKIEKIKARKNYLQIVARDLHKN is encoded by the coding sequence ATGAGTGAATTAAATTATATCAAACTAGAACAGCCTGTGGGAGATATGTTTTTAGTTAAGATGAAAGCAACTCAAGTTGCAAGTATTGCAGCATCAAAAACAAGAAAATCTTATAATGATAGTAGCGGTATACAACGAAAACTTGATCCCCATAGGATAAAAAGTATAGCTGAATTTTGTAAAACAAAGAATGCAATGTTCCCCACCCCTATTATTTTATCTGCATCGAGTGATTATTTTGTTATAAATGAGGAGGAAAATACTCTGACTATTCCTATGATAAGTGAAGATGAGAATAAATTTTGCTCTATTGTAGATGGTCAACATAGACTAGAAGGTTTGAAGGAATCAGGAGTAATTGGTAACTTTGAATTGTTAGTCTCTTTTGTATTTGACACAGATCCATCAAAAGATGCTTTCTTATTCTCAATTATTAATGGAAATCAAAAACCAGTATCACGTTCTTTAATCTATGATTTATATGGTTTATCAAGATCACGGACTGTTGAAAAAACATGTAATAAAATTATGAGAGCCCTTAATGGTGAGAATTTTGATATTAAGTCTGAGTTAAGTGGAAAAATTAAAATGTTGGGCTATAAGGATGAATTTTCTCAAAATGGAATAGTTTCTCAAGCTGCTATGATTAAGAACTTGATGAAACTTATTACTGATAAATCTGAACGAGATAATATAGATATTGAGTTCGGAAGGGAGTTAGAGCAGTTAGACTCTAGAAAATATATTTTTAGGAAAAATTTTATTGAGGGGAATGATGAACTTATTATTCAAGAAAATATTGATTTTTTTAATGCTTGGATGAAGAAGTTGAAAGAAGAAAAAGAAAGCTATGAGCTTAATGAATATGAGTTGTTTGAAAAGACTATAGGATTTTCTGTTAGTTATAGAATATTTCGAATTTTGTACTTAAGTTGGGAAGATAGTAGAAAATATAGAGTTAGAGATATAGAGGATCTATATCTAAGAAAAACATATTATTCAACAGAAAGTAGAAAAAATTTCTATAATTTAATATTATCAGATATGTTTGCAAACTTTTTTAAATTAAAATTAGACAATAACGTCTACTCCAGTAGTGAGTCTGGAGTGAATGATTTAGAAATAGACCTAGTCGCTATATTATGGGATAATGGAATGATTTCTAAAAATTTAGTTTATGACATTTATAGTAAAGAAGAAAAGATTGAAAAGATAAAAGCAAGAAAGAACTATTTGCAAATAGTTGCCAGAGATCTACATAAAAATTAG
- the purD gene encoding phosphoribosylamine--glycine ligase, with protein sequence MKLLVVGSGGREHAIAKKLLESKDVEQVFVAPGNDGMRLDGLDLINIGISEHSKLIDFAKVNDIAWTFVGPDDALAAGIVDDFNAAGLKAFGPTKAAAELEWSKDFAKEIMVKYDVPTAAYGTFSDFEEAKAYIEEKGAPIVVKADGLALGKGVVVAETVEQAVEAAHEMLLDNKFGDSGARVVIEEFLDGEEFSLFAFVNGDKFYIMPTAQDHKRAYDGDKGPNTGGMGAYAPVPHLPQSVVDTAVDTIVKPVLEGMIQEGRPYLGVLYAGLILTADGPKVIEFNARFGDPETQIILPRLTSDLAQNITDILEGKEPAITWTDKGVTLGVVVASNGYPLAYEKGVKLPAKTEGEIITYYAGAKFAENGQDLLSNGGRVYMLVTTADTVKDGQNIIYSQLNNQNTEGLFYRTDIGSKAIKD encoded by the coding sequence ATGAAACTTTTGGTTGTTGGATCTGGCGGTCGTGAGCATGCGATTGCCAAGAAATTGTTGGAGTCTAAAGACGTTGAACAGGTTTTTGTGGCTCCTGGTAATGACGGGATGCGATTAGATGGTCTAGATTTGATCAATATTGGAATTTCCGAACATTCTAAGCTGATTGACTTCGCAAAAGTCAATGATATTGCTTGGACCTTTGTCGGTCCAGATGATGCCCTTGCGGCTGGTATCGTGGATGATTTCAATGCAGCTGGTCTCAAGGCTTTTGGTCCGACCAAGGCTGCGGCTGAATTGGAGTGGTCTAAGGATTTTGCTAAGGAAATTATGGTCAAATATGATGTTCCAACAGCGGCCTATGGGACTTTTTCAGATTTCGAGGAAGCCAAGGCCTACATCGAAGAAAAAGGTGCTCCAATCGTCGTCAAGGCAGACGGCTTGGCGCTTGGGAAAGGTGTCGTCGTTGCGGAGACAGTCGAGCAAGCGGTCGAAGCCGCTCATGAGATGCTTCTGGACAATAAATTCGGTGACTCAGGTGCGCGTGTGGTTATCGAGGAATTCCTTGACGGGGAAGAGTTCTCTCTCTTTGCCTTTGTCAATGGGGACAAGTTCTACATTATGCCAACGGCTCAGGACCATAAACGTGCTTATGATGGTGACAAGGGTCCTAACACTGGTGGGATGGGTGCCTATGCGCCAGTTCCTCACTTGCCACAGAGCGTGGTTGACACAGCGGTTGACACGATTGTCAAGCCAGTCCTTGAAGGCATGATTCAAGAAGGGCGTCCTTATCTTGGTGTCCTTTACGCTGGTCTTATCTTGACAGCTGATGGCCCCAAAGTCATCGAGTTCAACGCTCGCTTCGGAGATCCTGAAACGCAAATCATCTTGCCTCGTTTGACATCTGACTTGGCGCAAAATATCACGGATATTTTGGAAGGCAAAGAGCCAGCTATCACTTGGACGGACAAGGGTGTGACACTTGGTGTGGTTGTCGCGTCAAACGGTTACCCACTCGCTTATGAGAAAGGTGTCAAGCTTCCAGCCAAGACAGAGGGCGAGATCATCACTTACTATGCAGGTGCTAAATTCGCTGAAAATGGCCAAGACCTTCTCTCAAACGGAGGACGTGTTTACATGCTCGTTACCACAGCAGATACCGTCAAAGACGGGCAAAACATTATCTACAGCCAACTCAACAACCAAAACACAGAAGGCCTCTTCTACCGAACAGATATCGGAAGCAAGGCGATAAAAGATTAA
- a CDS encoding GBS Bsp-like repeat-containing protein, which translates to MKKLLLAACLFWAGASQVARADQNVNYIYKEKGQLVVHLGTIPDRFQSVSVPIWSEQNGQDDLIWYPVQRGENGFDLQVPLTNHLDQAGLYHIHVYGIHPNGNLEGLFPLQTIVEKKDLASSQPKITVRPSTTELFEIQLQLFEDVDQVLFPIWSEQDGQDDLIWYPAKRTAPGRYQLSFNAEKHKGKGTFHLHVYQKNKGHLKGLLATAFQVERAKAAPLVTQPDNYYPVGECTWAAKELAPWSQNWWGNGGMWAASARVAGFRTGNTPEVGAIACWDNGGYGHVAVVTEVEHEQKIQVKEANYNGNRTINNFRGWFDPTNVVWGRVSYIYPN; encoded by the coding sequence ATGAAGAAACTACTCTTGGCAGCTTGCCTTTTCTGGGCAGGGGCTTCACAAGTTGCAAGAGCAGACCAAAACGTCAATTACATCTACAAGGAAAAGGGACAATTAGTTGTCCACCTCGGGACCATTCCAGATCGCTTCCAAAGCGTTAGCGTCCCCATTTGGTCCGAGCAAAACGGCCAGGACGATCTCATTTGGTATCCTGTTCAACGAGGAGAAAATGGCTTTGATTTGCAAGTACCTCTGACCAATCATTTAGATCAAGCAGGACTTTACCATATCCATGTCTACGGCATCCATCCTAACGGAAACCTTGAAGGACTGTTTCCACTACAGACAATCGTTGAGAAAAAAGACCTCGCATCTTCCCAACCCAAGATCACAGTCCGACCTAGCACTACAGAGCTATTTGAGATCCAACTCCAGCTCTTTGAAGATGTGGATCAAGTCCTCTTTCCCATCTGGTCTGAACAAGATGGCCAAGACGACTTGATCTGGTATCCAGCAAAAAGAACAGCACCTGGTCGCTATCAATTGTCCTTCAACGCTGAAAAACATAAAGGAAAAGGAACCTTTCATCTCCATGTCTACCAGAAAAACAAGGGACACTTAAAAGGCCTGCTCGCCACAGCATTTCAGGTCGAGCGGGCTAAAGCTGCTCCACTGGTCACCCAGCCGGATAATTACTATCCCGTTGGCGAATGTACCTGGGCAGCAAAAGAGCTGGCTCCTTGGTCACAAAACTGGTGGGGAAACGGTGGCATGTGGGCTGCTAGTGCTCGCGTTGCAGGCTTCAGGACAGGAAATACCCCTGAGGTCGGCGCTATCGCCTGCTGGGATAATGGAGGTTATGGCCATGTTGCAGTCGTGACAGAGGTTGAACATGAACAAAAGATTCAAGTAAAAGAAGCTAATTACAATGGAAATCGGACCATCAACAATTTCCGTGGTTGGTTTGACCCAACAAATGTTGTCTGGGGAAGGGTCAGCTATATCTACCCAAATTAA
- the purB gene encoding adenylosuccinate lyase, which translates to MIERYSRPEMANIWTEENKYRAWLEVEILADEAWAELGEIPKEDVALIREKADFDIDRILEIEQETRHDVVAFTRAVSETLGEERKWVHYGLTSTDVVDTAYGYLYKQANDIIRRDLENFLNIIADKAKEHKFTIMMGRTHGVHAEPTTFGLKLATWYSEMKRNIERFEHAAAGVEAGKISGAVGNFANIPPFVEKYVCDKLGIRAQEISTQVLPRDLHAEYFAVLASIATSIERMATEIRGLQKSEQREVEEFFAKGQKGSSAMPHKRNPIGSENMTGLARVIRGHMVTAYENVALWHERDISHSSAERIITPDTTILIDYMLNRFGNIVKNLTVFPENMIRNMNSTFGLIFSQRAMLTLIEKGMTREQAYDLVQPKTAQSWDNQVDFKPLLEADPEVTSRLTQEEIDEIFNPTYYTKRVDEIFERIGLGD; encoded by the coding sequence ATGATCGAACGTTACTCTCGCCCTGAGATGGCGAACATTTGGACTGAAGAAAATAAATACCGTGCTTGGCTTGAGGTGGAAATCTTGGCTGACGAGGCGTGGGCTGAGTTGGGGGAAATCCCTAAGGAAGATGTGGCTTTGATTCGCGAGAAGGCGGACTTTGACATCGACCGTATTTTAGAGATTGAGCAGGAGACTCGCCACGATGTGGTGGCTTTCACGCGTGCGGTTTCTGAGACGCTTGGCGAAGAGCGCAAGTGGGTTCACTATGGTTTGACATCTACCGACGTGGTAGATACAGCCTATGGTTACCTCTACAAACAAGCCAATGACATCATCCGTCGTGACCTTGAAAACTTCCTTAATATCATCGCTGACAAGGCGAAAGAACACAAGTTTACCATCATGATGGGTCGTACCCACGGTGTGCACGCTGAGCCGACGACTTTTGGTCTTAAATTGGCAACTTGGTATAGCGAAATGAAACGCAACATCGAGCGTTTCGAGCATGCGGCTGCAGGTGTGGAAGCTGGTAAAATTTCTGGTGCGGTGGGGAACTTTGCCAACATCCCACCATTTGTAGAAAAATACGTCTGCGATAAATTGGGTATCCGTGCTCAAGAAATCTCTACACAGGTCCTTCCTCGAGATCTTCATGCTGAGTACTTTGCAGTTCTTGCCAGCATCGCGACTTCAATCGAACGTATGGCAACGGAAATCCGTGGTCTTCAAAAATCAGAACAACGTGAAGTGGAAGAGTTCTTTGCCAAAGGGCAAAAAGGGTCTTCAGCAATGCCTCACAAACGCAACCCTATCGGTTCTGAAAATATGACAGGTCTTGCGCGTGTTATCCGTGGTCACATGGTAACAGCTTATGAAAACGTAGCCCTTTGGCATGAACGTGACATCTCTCACTCATCAGCTGAGCGGATCATCACACCAGACACAACCATCTTGATTGACTACATGCTTAACCGTTTTGGAAATATCGTTAAGAACTTGACCGTCTTCCCAGAAAACATGATTCGCAACATGAACTCTACATTTGGTTTGATCTTTAGCCAACGTGCGATGTTGACTTTGATTGAGAAGGGGATGACCCGTGAGCAAGCTTACGACCTTGTTCAACCAAAGACTGCCCAATCATGGGATAATCAAGTAGACTTCAAACCACTTCTTGAAGCCGATCCAGAGGTAACTTCTCGCCTCACTCAAGAAGAAATCGACGAAATCTTCAACCCAACTTACTACACCAAACGGGTGGATGAAATCTTCGAACGCATCGGTTTGGGCGACTAA
- the purK gene encoding 5-(carboxyamino)imidazole ribonucleotide synthase, whose product MSSSKTIGIIGGGQLGQMMAISAIYMGHKVIALDPAADCPASRVAEIIVAPYNDVDALRQLAERCDVLTYEFENVDADGLDAVIKDGQLPQGTDLLRISQNRIFEKDFLSNKARVTVAPYKVVTSRQDLADIDLSKNYVLKTATGGYDGHGQKVIRSEADLEEAYALADSADCVLEEFVNFDLEISVIVSGNGKDVTVFPVQENIHRNNILSKTIVPARIPESLAEKAKAMAVRIAEQLNLSGTLCVEMFATADDIIVNEIAPRPHNSGHYSIEACDFSQFDTHILGVLGAPLPSIHLHAPAVMLNVLGQHVEATETYVTENPSAHLHLYGKLEAKHNRKMGHVTLFSDVPDKVEEFGKGIDF is encoded by the coding sequence ATGAGCTCATCTAAAACAATCGGAATTATCGGTGGCGGTCAGCTGGGTCAGATGATGGCCATTTCGGCTATCTACATGGGGCACAAGGTCATCGCGCTGGATCCTGCGGCGGATTGCCCGGCCTCTCGTGTGGCGGAAATCATCGTGGCTCCTTATAATGATGTAGACGCTCTTCGTCAGTTGGCGGAGCGTTGCGATGTCCTGACCTATGAATTTGAAAATGTCGATGCTGACGGTTTGGATGCGGTCATCAAGGATGGGCAACTTCCACAAGGGACAGACCTGCTCCGCATCTCCCAAAACCGGATTTTTGAAAAGGACTTTCTTTCCAACAAGGCCCGAGTCACAGTTGCTCCTTACAAGGTTGTGACTTCTAGACAAGATTTGGCAGATATCGACCTGTCGAAAAACTATGTCCTCAAGACTGCGACCGGTGGCTACGACGGCCATGGTCAAAAGGTTATTCGTTCAGAAGCAGATTTGGAAGAAGCCTATGCGCTAGCCGACTCAGCAGACTGTGTCTTGGAAGAGTTTGTTAACTTCGACCTTGAAATTTCGGTCATCGTGTCTGGGAATGGTAAGGATGTGACGGTTTTCCCCGTTCAGGAAAATATCCACCGCAACAACATCTTGTCTAAGACCATCGTTCCAGCTCGTATTCCAGAAAGTCTAGCTGAAAAAGCCAAAGCCATGGCCGTGCGAATTGCAGAACAACTGAACCTTTCTGGTACCCTCTGTGTAGAAATGTTTGCGACTGCTGATGACATCATTGTCAACGAAATTGCCCCACGTCCACACAATTCAGGGCACTACTCAATCGAAGCTTGCGACTTCTCGCAATTCGACACCCATATCTTGGGTGTTCTCGGAGCACCATTGCCATCCATTCACCTTCACGCGCCTGCTGTCATGCTTAACGTTCTCGGCCAACACGTCGAGGCTACTGAAACATATGTCACAGAAAATCCAAGCGCTCACCTCCACTTATATGGTAAACTAGAAGCAAAGCACAACCGCAAAATGGGACATGTGACTTTGTTTAGTGATGTGCCGGATAAGGTTGAGGAATTTGGAAAAGGGATTGATTTTTAG
- the purE gene encoding 5-(carboxyamino)imidazole ribonucleotide mutase — translation MKPVISIIMGSKSDWATMQKAAEVLDNFGVAYEKKVVSAHRTPDLMFKHAEEARSRGIKVIIAGAGGAAHLPGMVAAKTTLPVIGVPVKSRALSGVDSLYSIVQMPGGVPVATMAIGEAGATNAALFALRLLSVEDKAIADALANFAEEQGKIAEESTNELI, via the coding sequence ATGAAACCAGTAATTTCCATCATCATGGGCTCAAAATCTGACTGGGCCACCATGCAAAAAGCAGCAGAAGTCCTCGATAACTTCGGTGTAGCCTATGAAAAGAAAGTTGTTTCCGCACACCGTACACCAGATCTTATGTTCAAACATGCCGAAGAGGCGCGGAGCCGTGGCATCAAGGTCATCATCGCTGGTGCTGGGGGGGCTGCTCACTTGCCGGGGATGGTAGCTGCTAAAACAACCCTTCCAGTCATTGGTGTGCCTGTCAAATCACGTGCCCTTAGCGGTGTGGATTCACTTTATTCCATCGTTCAGATGCCAGGTGGAGTACCAGTCGCAACTATGGCGATTGGGGAAGCAGGAGCTACCAATGCTGCTCTCTTTGCCCTCCGTCTCCTTTCAGTAGAAGACAAGGCTATTGCGGATGCGCTTGCTAACTTTGCAGAAGAACAAGGAAAAATCGCAGAGGAGTCGACAAATGAGCTCATCTAA